In Candidatus Omnitrophota bacterium, the genomic stretch CAATTTGCACTTATTAACAAAGAAAGAAAAAGAACCAAAAAGAAAGAAAAGCTGCTACTGCTACTTTTAATTAAAACCGGACATTTTAATTTTGGTAAAAACCGGACATTTTAATTTTGGCTTGACACGGCTTAAAAATATCCTTGAACAAGCGATTTATTGTAGTATAATATCCAAAAACGGGGGCAGCATAAAAAATGAATAAAATTAATTTGGTATTATTAAGGCACGGCGAAAGCCTCTGGAACAGGGAAAACCGCTTCACGGGATGGACTGACGTTGACCTTTCCGAAAATGGTATTGCTGAAGCCGGCGAAGCCGGAAAAACGCTTAAAAAAGAGGGCTTCATTTTTGACGCGGCGTTTACTTCCGTATTAAAACGCGCTATAAGAACACTGTGGATTACGCTTGATACAATGGACCTTATGTGGATACCTGTAACGCGTTCATGGCGTCTAAACGAAAAACATTACGGTACTTTGCAGGGTTTGAATAAGTCGGAGACAGCTCAAAAATACGGTGAAGACCAGGTCCTCCTATGGCGGCGCGCTTATGATATACAGCCGCCTGCCCTTGAAAAAAATGATCCGCGGCATCCGGCCAATGATCCGCGTTATAAGGACATAGGAAAAGATAATATGCCATCCACCGAATGTCTGAGAGATACCGTTGAGCGCTTTTTACCGTATTGGCACAATGAAATAGCCCCTGTTATAAAAAGCGGGAAAAGAGTATTGATATCGGCTCACGGAAACAGCCTGCGAGCCCTTGTAAAATACCTTGATCATATTCCTGATTCTGAAATAGTAAAACTAAATATACCTACAGGCATACCGCTCGTCTACGAGCTTGACGGCAATCTAAAGCCTATTAGAAACTACTATCTTGGAGATACTGAAAAGATCAAAAAGGCTATGGATGCCGTAGCAAGCCAGGGGAAAGCGAAGAAATAAAGGCTTTCATTGTTTCATAATATATTCTATAACAATATCGGCCTGCTTGGCCGCGGCTATATTAACCGCGGGTGATAAAACCGGCATTTTGTCAGAACCTGTCTCAAGGTCTCCTACCAGGATAAAATTCTTTTTTATACGATGGACTTTGATCCTGTCCGTATTTCCAAAACCCGCCACACCCGACGCCGAAACTATAAACTTGCCCTCGCCCAATAAGGCCTCTGCTATCATGGCTTTTTCACGCGCGCCATCTAAAGCCTCAACGACTACCTGGCAATCACTGAACATATCCTTGATGTTCCCATCCCTTATTTTTTCTTTCACGATATCAAGTTTGAGCTCGGGATTTATGGCCATAAGGTTCTGTGCCAGGGCATCGGGCTTTGGCATTCCTATCTGCGAGTAAAAAAAGAACTGCCTGTTTAGATTGGATTGTTCAACAAAATCAAAATCAATCAGCTTAAGCCTCGTTATGCCCGACCTTACCAGGTTAAAAGCGCAATTGCTGCCCAGGCCGCCGCAGCCGGCTATAGCGACCTTAACAGAATCCGCCTTGATGATATAATCTTTACCCAATCCCGATTTTAATAAATTTGTCAATTCAACCATCAGATATCCATCCAGTCCTTAAACACGGGTTGATAACCCTTTCTTTTAAGAAAATCTTTGATGTCGCTTACAGTCCTTTTATCAGAGGTGCTAAATTGTTCAAGGGCCTCGGATGGCGGGCCCTCGCAAAGCCAAGCTGAAACGGATGTGGCTGATTGAGCGGATATCCGCGTAATGCCGAGGGCGAGCATATTATCCCTAAACTCCGCGCTCTCTCTTGTTGATAATGTTATCCCGACCCGCGGGAGGAATATCCTTAATGCCACGACCAGTTGCGCGATGTCAGCGTCTGTCACATTAAATTCCGGAACAAATCGCGCGCCTGTCTGTCTTATACGCGGCACGGACACGCTTATTTCCGCGGCAGGGAAATTAGCTTGTAGATAATGAGCGTGAAGGCCGGCGAAAAATCCGTCAACGCGAAAATCATTGAGCCCTAATAGCGCGCCTATATTAACCGCCCTGATATTCTGCCGCAACGCCCTTTCAGGCGCTTCAAGCCTGAAGGCATAATCTGTTTTATCGCCGCGCCTGTGGACGAGGGAATATATCTTCCTGTCATATGTCTCCTGATAAACGGTAAGAGAATCGGCGCCGGATTTAATTATCCCGGCGTATTCATCTTCAGATAAAGGATAGACCTCCACGGCCACGGAGCTGAAATATTCTTTCAATACCTCTACACAATCGCTTATATAGGATACCGGGCTCATTTTTTTTGAATCACCCGTCAAAAGCAGTATATGCCTTAGCCCGGTATTTGAGATATGGCAGGCCGCGTGTTTAACCTCTTTGATGGTAAGTTTCCTCCTGCGGCTTTTGATGCCGGCATTATATCCGCAGTAAATACAATCATTATCACAAAAATCCGAGACATACAATGGAGTATAAAGCTGTATGGCCCTGCCAAAATTATGCAGGGTAATATCGCGCGCCTTAACTGCCATATCTTCAATGCGGCAGAAGGCACTTGGCGAAAGTAATTTTAAAAAATCACAAGCAGTAAGGATATTCTTGTTTAATACAAAGTCAATATCCCTGTCGTCAACAGATGTCAACAAACCCATTATATTTTCGGATTCATACTTTTTTATTGCCTCTATAAAACTCATGTCTTTTCAATCCCGTAAAAAACCCGTTAAAGGGGAGGAAGCCTGCGCGGCGGGCCCAGGCGAAGCCATGGTGGAATTTAAAACATAATGCCTCCTGCCGGCTTTAACCGCCAGGGCAA encodes the following:
- the gpmA gene encoding 2,3-diphosphoglycerate-dependent phosphoglycerate mutase, with amino-acid sequence MNKINLVLLRHGESLWNRENRFTGWTDVDLSENGIAEAGEAGKTLKKEGFIFDAAFTSVLKRAIRTLWITLDTMDLMWIPVTRSWRLNEKHYGTLQGLNKSETAQKYGEDQVLLWRRAYDIQPPALEKNDPRHPANDPRYKDIGKDNMPSTECLRDTVERFLPYWHNEIAPVIKSGKRVLISAHGNSLRALVKYLDHIPDSEIVKLNIPTGIPLVYELDGNLKPIRNYYLGDTEKIKKAMDAVASQGKAKK
- the thiH gene encoding 2-iminoacetate synthase ThiH, encoding MSFIEAIKKYESENIMGLLTSVDDRDIDFVLNKNILTACDFLKLLSPSAFCRIEDMAVKARDITLHNFGRAIQLYTPLYVSDFCDNDCIYCGYNAGIKSRRRKLTIKEVKHAACHISNTGLRHILLLTGDSKKMSPVSYISDCVEVLKEYFSSVAVEVYPLSEDEYAGIIKSGADSLTVYQETYDRKIYSLVHRRGDKTDYAFRLEAPERALRQNIRAVNIGALLGLNDFRVDGFFAGLHAHYLQANFPAAEISVSVPRIRQTGARFVPEFNVTDADIAQLVVALRIFLPRVGITLSTRESAEFRDNMLALGITRISAQSATSVSAWLCEGPPSEALEQFSTSDKRTVSDIKDFLKRKGYQPVFKDWMDI
- the thiF gene encoding sulfur carrier protein ThiS adenylyltransferase ThiF; this encodes MVELTNLLKSGLGKDYIIKADSVKVAIAGCGGLGSNCAFNLVRSGITRLKLIDFDFVEQSNLNRQFFFYSQIGMPKPDALAQNLMAINPELKLDIVKEKIRDGNIKDMFSDCQVVVEALDGAREKAMIAEALLGEGKFIVSASGVAGFGNTDRIKVHRIKKNFILVGDLETGSDKMPVLSPAVNIAAAKQADIVIEYIMKQ